DNA sequence from the Ctenopharyngodon idella isolate HZGC_01 chromosome 14, HZGC01, whole genome shotgun sequence genome:
TCAGTCATGATGacggcgtgtgtgtgtgtgtgtgtgtgtgtgtgcgcactgAACCTGACCGacggcgtgtgtgtgtgtgtgtgtgcgtgcgcgcgCACTGAACCTGACCGacggcgtgtgtgtgtgttggtctGCAGGGGCGACGATTACAAGAACCACAACAAGTGCATCAGTGAAGATCAGAAATACGGCGGCAGAGACTTCCAGGCGAAGACGAATAAAGGCGACGTGAAGCAGCAGCAGTGGATTCAGGTGAATAGAGCTGAATGTGTGTAAGTGTCTGAAGGGATTCTGGGATGGCTCACGCTTCTGTCCTTCTTCTCCAGAGGATCCAGGAGGCCATGGAGCGGCCCGGCATCCAGCCCAGACTCCAGCAGGTCCTGCGGCAGGTCAGCGCCTATGACAACGTGCCCCGGAAGAGAGCCAAGTTTCAGGTGAAGATCTGGGATGATCTGAGTTTCCTTCTGCCTGACGGACGATCATTAACGTTTGCTTTGTTCACCTGCAGAACTGGATGAAGAACAGCCTGAAGATCCACAGTCCGGATTTACAGGAGCAGGTCTGGGAGATTTTCTCAACGGCGGCTGACAGCGTAAGAGTTTAAGTTCTTCATCAGGTCACATTTCACACCAAAATCAACCAAGAAActtgtgtgtatataaataaatataaacgcGTTTGGTGAAGTTTGGCTTTTGTTTGGTGATGTTTCAGCACAGCAACCAAACCAACCATCAGACGGCAGACGAACACAAACCAAACACAAGCGTCCTGAACAACGGCTCTGAGACTAATGAAGAAAAGACAGAAGagcagaaaaataaaaagaacaagAGAAAAACTTCAGAGGAGCAGAACGGACAAAATACCTGCGAGAAACAGAGCAGAAAAAAGAGGAAACGAGAGGAGAGAGAACAGAACGGACAGAATGCAGACGAAAAGATGAAGAAAAGAAAGGAAGAGGCGTTTGATGGTAAGGATCGCGTCAGAGAATCAGATGGTCTCTAACACTGAGAACCTTATTTATTTCCTGTCTgctttgaccaatcagagagtctGAATCTGGAGGGGGAGGAGCCAGAGAACCAGCAGTCTGAATCAAACACTACAGGTATTTCAGAATAAGAGTCTGAACAACATGAAACTGTTTGATCTCGGAGAGAGAATCACACTGATGACTGATCTTCTGCAGGGAAGTTTAACTGGAAAGGGACGATAAAGGCCGTTCTGAGAGACGCTCCAGACGACGGACTCGCTGTCAAGAAGCTCCGCAAGAAGGTGAGTTACACTTCAGCGTCAGCGATCGTCCGAAACCACCAGCATAAATGCAGAGAgactaggggtgcaacggttcaaattactcacggttttagggtcacggttcggtacgtgCTATGTTTAGGGAAAAaaggactactgtcaaataaaaataaagaaaataagaacaaatcatcaaactacaagcaacagcaaaaatcaatacaatagagcaaagattcaaataaaataaacagggtttttcaggtatctaacagtagttttcaggtacaga
Encoded proteins:
- the lyar gene encoding cell growth-regulating nucleolar protein, whose translation is MVFFTCDACGESLKKAQVEKHLLKCRGCRVLSCIDCGKDFRGDDYKNHNKCISEDQKYGGRDFQAKTNKGDVKQQQWIQRIQEAMERPGIQPRLQQVLRQVSAYDNVPRKRAKFQNWMKNSLKIHSPDLQEQVWEIFSTAADSHSNQTNHQTADEHKPNTSVLNNGSETNEEKTEEQKNKKNKRKTSEEQNGQNTCEKQSRKKRKREEREQNGQNADEKMKKRKEEAFDESLNLEGEEPENQQSESNTTGKFNWKGTIKAVLRDAPDDGLAVKKLRKKVLAAYYSFSGDGNYRSEEELLSLFNRKINKNPKFRILKDKVRLVK